Proteins from one methanogenic archaeon mixed culture ISO4-G1 genomic window:
- a CDS encoding HAD-superfamily hydrolase, producing the protein MFDGIKAVGFDLDGTFLNTHVDYSKIDSVDKDACARHGVPFDELKFTTVKRLRYPIRDWLVSHGRGDEFPEMEKEMNRALTSIELEFIDEARPFPGSLECVAELKSMGLKVGLLTRGSYEYGNRALRMFGVRDSFDAVVGRDYASYDDAKPSPKAMGYFAEELGVKPSEILYLGDNRTDYYSARDAGAPFVGVLSGHMSEDDWHREDPDMILVDYAGDVVDLLR; encoded by the coding sequence ATGTTCGATGGTATCAAAGCCGTAGGGTTCGATCTCGACGGCACCTTCCTGAACACCCATGTGGATTACTCAAAGATAGATTCTGTCGACAAAGACGCATGTGCCAGGCACGGGGTCCCGTTCGATGAATTGAAGTTCACCACCGTCAAGAGGCTGAGGTATCCGATAAGGGACTGGCTGGTCTCCCACGGAAGGGGCGATGAATTCCCCGAGATGGAGAAGGAGATGAACAGGGCTTTGACGTCGATAGAATTGGAATTCATCGACGAGGCGAGACCGTTCCCGGGGAGCCTTGAATGCGTTGCGGAACTGAAGTCGATGGGGCTGAAAGTTGGTCTTCTGACGCGCGGTAGCTACGAGTACGGGAACAGGGCGCTGAGGATGTTCGGCGTAAGGGATTCCTTCGATGCCGTAGTGGGAAGGGATTATGCCAGTTACGACGATGCTAAACCTTCCCCGAAGGCGATGGGGTACTTCGCAGAAGAGCTAGGAGTCAAGCCGTCTGAGATACTGTATCTCGGCGACAACAGGACCGACTACTATTCCGCGAGGGATGCCGGGGCACCGTTCGTAGGGGTCCTGTCTGGACATATGAGCGAGGATGACTGGCACAGAGAGGATCCCGACATGATCCTGGTGGATTATGCGGGGGATGTCGTGGATCTCCTTCGGTGA
- a CDS encoding methanogeneis marker protein 1: MILQRCPKVSKETGIRTVPTKETLDRVLPLLGIAGMGEPEDITGTDNLGIPVFSIDRQHTALGKPKYYNGKGATREQAEASAVMEAIERYSAEPREDDEIVYGSYNQASEIMMTCNPIDLILPLRVLDRYNRNTEIAWVEAYEMFRGCPIWVPACAVYYPYNAEDDLQLFSWHTNGIAAGNTIEEAILHALFEDIERDAWSIAEFNDRANADVLIRDKDSVPAKLIEKFNDQGVEIHLKDLTTDIGVTTIGAAADDVRTKDPEMLCIGVGTHLDPEIAAIRAITEVAQSRTTHKHGMKINAQLQKATVEMGYEKMKKLNHMWFGEHPRKVYLEDMENRATDYVLDDIEVVLQSLMDCGFDQVICADLTRPELGIPAVRMIVPGLEVCTMDPEREGGRLRGMWPPVRHQ; this comes from the coding sequence ATGATACTACAGCGCTGCCCCAAGGTCTCCAAGGAGACAGGAATAAGAACGGTGCCCACCAAGGAGACCCTGGACAGGGTGCTGCCCCTCCTGGGCATAGCCGGCATGGGGGAACCGGAGGACATCACCGGCACCGACAACCTCGGTATACCGGTGTTCTCGATAGACAGACAGCACACCGCCCTCGGGAAACCCAAGTACTACAACGGGAAGGGTGCCACGAGGGAGCAGGCCGAGGCCTCCGCTGTGATGGAAGCCATCGAGAGATACAGCGCGGAGCCGAGGGAGGACGACGAGATAGTGTACGGATCGTACAACCAGGCATCCGAGATAATGATGACCTGCAATCCCATCGACCTGATCCTCCCCCTGAGGGTCCTCGACAGGTACAACAGGAACACGGAGATCGCCTGGGTCGAGGCGTACGAGATGTTCAGAGGCTGCCCCATATGGGTGCCCGCCTGCGCCGTGTACTACCCGTACAACGCCGAGGACGACCTGCAACTTTTCAGTTGGCACACCAACGGTATCGCTGCGGGGAACACCATCGAGGAAGCCATATTACATGCATTGTTCGAGGACATCGAGAGGGACGCCTGGTCCATAGCGGAGTTCAACGACCGCGCCAACGCGGACGTGCTGATCAGGGACAAGGATTCCGTCCCCGCGAAGCTGATAGAGAAGTTCAACGACCAGGGCGTGGAGATCCACCTGAAGGACCTTACGACGGACATCGGCGTCACCACCATCGGTGCTGCGGCCGATGATGTCAGGACGAAGGACCCGGAGATGCTATGCATCGGGGTGGGCACCCACCTGGACCCAGAGATCGCCGCCATAAGGGCGATCACGGAGGTGGCGCAGAGCAGGACCACCCACAAGCACGGGATGAAGATCAACGCCCAGCTCCAGAAGGCCACGGTGGAGATGGGTTACGAGAAGATGAAGAAGCTGAACCACATGTGGTTCGGGGAGCATCCCAGGAAGGTCTATCTAGAGGACATGGAGAACAGGGCGACCGATTACGTATTGGACGATATCGAGGTCGTGCTCCAGAGCCTCATGGACTGCGGTTTCGACCAGGTCATATGCGCCGACCTAACAAGGCCGGAGCTGGGCATCCCTGCGGTGAGGATGATAGTGCCCGGATTGGAAGTGTGCACGATGGATCCGGAGCGCGAGGGCGGAAGGCTCCGCGGTATGTGGCCTCCCGTGAGGCATCAGTGA
- a CDS encoding ABC transporter ATP-binding/permease protein codes for MASDERAHYRAPLRKFFSLVGEYRLAIILTIIFSTLGALTNTLGPPILADISNIILDGISVEGTDIDFEAITQLALILIALYVFSTVSTIIFSYYVQSTGLRIANRLRAALMRKLDNMPLSYFDRTNTGDLMSRLTNDTDVIGEESGRALNSLVRALSTIVLTVILMFWMSPILSIVTLIPPITSFLLMRYIIRHTQKYFKRQSVNLGEINTLVEETYSGYAVVRSYDLGSYSVRKFTECNDRLFDSAYRARFISSALPQFVGFMNNMSYVLVCMVGMMLAMNGSIKYGVIVAFILYSKTLGRPMELISEALSTLQSVAASVERISSVLDAPELPDEKDKADTVPDIEGHVEFRDVCFGYSEYREIIHGLSFDAPAGSKIAIVGQTGAGKTTVVNLLMRFYEPDSGKIYIDGIPADSMTRKSVHSMFSMVLQDTWLFRGTIRENLVFNREGITDAQMEAACRIAGIHNFIESLPDGYDSILDETTSISAGQRQQMTIARAILKDAPMIIFDEATSSIDTHTEKRIQEAMDRLMDGHTSFIIAHRLSTIKNADQILVMRDGRIVEKGKHDELLSLNGFYRDLYDSQFEGCD; via the coding sequence TTGGCCAGTGACGAGCGTGCCCACTACAGGGCCCCACTCCGCAAGTTCTTCAGTCTCGTCGGGGAGTACCGTCTGGCGATAATCCTCACGATCATATTCTCCACATTGGGGGCACTCACCAACACGCTGGGCCCGCCGATACTCGCGGACATATCCAACATCATCCTTGACGGCATTTCCGTTGAAGGTACCGACATCGATTTCGAGGCCATCACACAGCTGGCACTCATCCTCATCGCCCTGTACGTATTCAGCACGGTATCCACCATCATATTCAGCTACTACGTCCAGTCGACGGGGCTCCGCATAGCCAACAGGCTGAGGGCCGCCCTGATGAGGAAACTGGACAACATGCCCCTCAGCTACTTCGACAGGACGAACACGGGGGACCTGATGAGCAGGCTCACCAACGACACGGACGTGATAGGCGAGGAGAGCGGCCGTGCGCTGAACTCGCTGGTCAGGGCGCTGTCCACCATCGTGCTCACGGTCATCCTGATGTTCTGGATGAGCCCGATACTGTCGATTGTCACCCTTATCCCCCCGATAACCAGCTTCCTCCTGATGCGCTACATCATAAGGCACACCCAGAAGTACTTCAAGCGCCAGTCGGTGAACCTGGGGGAGATCAACACCCTGGTGGAGGAGACGTATTCGGGCTACGCGGTGGTGAGGTCCTACGACCTGGGGTCGTATTCAGTGAGGAAGTTCACCGAATGCAACGACAGGCTCTTCGACAGCGCCTACAGGGCCCGCTTCATCTCTTCGGCGCTGCCGCAGTTCGTCGGGTTCATGAACAACATGAGCTACGTCCTCGTCTGCATGGTCGGGATGATGCTGGCCATGAACGGCTCGATCAAATACGGGGTGATCGTCGCATTCATCCTGTACTCCAAGACCCTAGGGAGACCGATGGAGCTGATCTCCGAGGCGTTGTCGACCCTGCAGTCCGTCGCCGCATCGGTCGAACGCATATCGTCGGTCCTCGATGCACCGGAACTCCCCGATGAGAAAGACAAGGCGGATACCGTCCCCGATATCGAGGGGCATGTGGAGTTCAGGGACGTCTGCTTCGGCTATTCGGAATACAGGGAGATCATCCACGGCCTGTCGTTCGATGCCCCCGCCGGAAGCAAGATAGCAATCGTGGGGCAGACCGGTGCCGGCAAGACCACGGTCGTGAACCTCCTCATGAGGTTCTATGAGCCAGATTCGGGAAAGATATACATCGACGGCATCCCTGCGGATTCGATGACCAGGAAGAGTGTCCACTCCATGTTCTCCATGGTGCTGCAGGACACCTGGCTGTTCAGGGGCACCATAAGGGAGAACCTGGTGTTCAACAGGGAGGGCATCACCGATGCCCAGATGGAAGCAGCCTGCAGGATCGCGGGGATACACAACTTCATAGAATCCCTCCCGGACGGATACGACAGCATCCTCGACGAGACCACGTCCATATCGGCCGGCCAGCGGCAGCAGATGACCATAGCCCGCGCCATATTGAAGGACGCACCCATGATCATATTCGACGAGGCCACCAGTTCCATCGACACCCACACTGAGAAGAGGATCCAGGAGGCCATGGACCGGCTGATGGACGGCCATACATCGTTCATAATCGCCCACCGTCTGAGCACCATAAAGAACGCCGACCAGATCCTCGTCATGCGCGACGGGAGGATCGTGGAGAAAGGGAAGCACGACGAACTGCTGTCGCTGAACGGGTTCTACCGCGACCTCTACGACAGCCAGTTCGAGGGCTGCGATTGA
- a CDS encoding ABC transporter ATP-binding/permease protein, whose translation MIIKYFNRRDWILTAVTACIAIVQVFLDLKLPEYMSLITDAFLVEDTDVVMRYGIEMLVCAFANLGLGIVAGYLTGYISSSVARTIRQKQFEKVQRLSVENIDRFSAASLITRSTNDVLHIQSFIARCLVITFRAPVLTGWAVIKILEGDPAWAYATAIATVIMVINMLVCFGIALPKIKRVQWLTDDINRNARENLSGVRVIRAFNAEDYQERKFFRANDALTDNNLFSMRVLIPSGPISATIASILVLCIYWMGAGIISGIYGYDEQLLMFSDMVMYATYASLILYTVSPLVYFYQDYPRALICMRRIEEVLDEEVAVKDGDQEDGVDGMEGCVEFRNVSFRYPGSPVDTIRNISFKVDKGETLAIIGPTGSGKTTLLNLLERFYDVTEGSILVDGRDIREYTHSALSAKMGLMTQNAYVFSGSASYNIALDDDVDGDRLQKAIDLSESGFVNGLPDGTSSHLSQNGKNLSGGQKQRVSIARAFYRDPEIYIFDDTFSALDYRTEHDVRQSLSRELKDSTKIIVAQRISTVVGTDRILVLDNGSASGYGTHEELIATCGLYRDILESQEGGAGIGQ comes from the coding sequence GTGATAATCAAGTACTTCAACAGGCGGGATTGGATCCTTACCGCAGTGACGGCCTGCATAGCCATAGTGCAGGTGTTCCTGGACCTCAAGCTGCCCGAGTACATGAGCCTGATCACGGACGCCTTCCTCGTGGAGGACACGGACGTGGTGATGCGGTACGGCATCGAGATGCTGGTCTGCGCCTTCGCCAACCTGGGCCTCGGTATCGTAGCAGGATATCTCACTGGTTACATCAGCTCCTCCGTCGCCCGCACCATACGCCAGAAACAGTTCGAGAAGGTTCAGAGGCTGTCGGTGGAGAACATCGACAGGTTCTCCGCGGCGAGCCTTATAACACGTTCTACCAACGACGTCCTGCACATCCAATCGTTCATCGCAAGATGCCTGGTCATCACCTTCAGGGCGCCGGTGCTGACGGGATGGGCCGTGATCAAGATCTTAGAAGGGGATCCGGCCTGGGCCTATGCCACGGCGATCGCCACCGTGATCATGGTCATCAACATGCTCGTGTGCTTCGGCATCGCCCTCCCCAAGATCAAGAGGGTCCAGTGGCTCACAGACGACATCAACCGCAACGCCAGGGAGAACCTCAGCGGTGTCCGTGTGATCCGTGCCTTCAACGCGGAGGACTACCAGGAGAGGAAGTTCTTCAGGGCGAACGATGCCCTGACGGACAACAACCTGTTCTCGATGAGGGTGCTGATCCCCTCCGGACCGATATCCGCGACCATCGCCAGCATCCTCGTCCTTTGCATATACTGGATGGGTGCGGGGATCATTTCGGGCATCTACGGCTATGACGAGCAGCTGCTGATGTTCTCCGACATGGTGATGTACGCGACATACGCCTCGCTGATCCTGTACACTGTGAGCCCGCTGGTCTACTTCTATCAGGACTATCCGCGCGCCCTGATCTGCATGAGGCGCATAGAGGAGGTCCTGGATGAGGAGGTGGCCGTCAAGGACGGGGACCAGGAGGACGGTGTCGACGGGATGGAGGGATGCGTCGAGTTCAGGAACGTGTCCTTCAGATATCCAGGCTCCCCGGTGGACACCATCAGGAACATAAGCTTCAAGGTGGACAAGGGCGAGACGCTGGCCATCATCGGGCCCACAGGGTCCGGTAAGACCACGCTGCTGAATCTCCTGGAGAGGTTCTACGATGTCACCGAAGGCAGCATCCTCGTGGACGGGCGCGACATCAGGGAGTACACCCATTCGGCCCTCTCAGCCAAGATGGGCCTGATGACCCAGAACGCATACGTCTTCTCCGGGTCTGCATCTTACAACATCGCTCTCGATGACGATGTCGACGGGGACAGGCTTCAGAAGGCGATAGACCTTTCCGAATCCGGATTCGTGAACGGCCTGCCCGACGGGACGTCCTCGCATCTGTCCCAGAACGGAAAGAACCTGTCCGGCGGGCAGAAGCAGCGCGTGTCCATCGCACGTGCGTTCTACAGGGATCCGGAGATCTACATCTTCGACGACACGTTCTCCGCCTTGGACTACAGGACGGAGCACGACGTGCGCCAGTCCCTGAGCAGGGAACTGAAGGACTCTACCAAGATCATAGTGGCACAGAGGATAAGCACGGTGGTGGGCACCGACAGGATATTGGTGCTGGACAACGGATCCGCGTCCGGTTACGGTACGCACGAGGAGCTCATTGCCACCTGCGGACTGTACCGCGACATACTGGAATCGCAGGAAGGGGGTGCGGGCATTGGCCAGTGA
- a CDS encoding SAM-dependent methyltransferase — protein MEKKADPDFDMTQCQMPHGERGFTVIDGMNQNHRPTIEWGIANIPEIDPEYILDIGYGGGIVSRYILKKYPKAKGYGIDLSEISYQYACQYDKYFIDEGRLKLIIGDVTDMPYEDGKFDLVISNASYIFWPDLANTFKEVARVMKKGSVLCLPCGGPITEENYAEVKERCVPPMNVYLDKDILSMLDGAGFDAKKLINDTKERGVFIGIKR, from the coding sequence ATGGAGAAGAAGGCAGACCCGGATTTCGACATGACACAGTGCCAGATGCCCCACGGGGAGAGAGGTTTCACGGTCATCGACGGGATGAATCAGAATCACCGCCCCACCATCGAATGGGGCATCGCGAACATACCGGAAATCGATCCGGAGTACATCCTCGACATCGGTTACGGAGGGGGCATCGTATCGAGATACATCCTCAAGAAGTACCCCAAGGCGAAAGGCTACGGCATAGACCTCTCGGAGATCTCGTACCAGTACGCATGCCAGTATGACAAGTACTTCATCGACGAGGGAAGGCTGAAGCTCATCATCGGCGATGTCACGGACATGCCCTATGAGGACGGCAAGTTCGATCTTGTGATCTCCAACGCGAGCTACATATTCTGGCCCGATCTGGCCAACACCTTCAAGGAGGTCGCCCGCGTGATGAAGAAGGGTTCGGTGCTCTGCCTCCCCTGCGGCGGCCCCATAACCGAGGAGAACTACGCCGAGGTCAAGGAGAGATGCGTTCCGCCGATGAACGTCTATCTGGACAAGGACATACTGTCGATGCTGGACGGCGCCGGGTTCGATGCGAAGAAGCTCATCAACGATACGAAGGAACGCGGAGTGTTCATCGGTATCAAGAGATGA
- a CDS encoding SAM-dependent methyltransferase: protein MATKKQCKCEENDDRHLEDIEMYWTKRSPHFSDEIEASIMEGHYTDWLNLINEEIDTTKRLRVLDCGCGPGFFSIILGREGHHCIGIDYSAGMVEMANRNFEKYGVLSKAYKMDAHNIEFEDNSFDLIVSRNMMWTLADPKRVYSEWMRVLRPGGKIVCFDGNFKLYLHDEEYMEVWKEMNSKEKSKRTVPGPTAAQFKKMEEITGNDFEVCHHRRPQWDIGILLELGATEVSAKVPGISGAYVERNGERHYLPMMFKVCATKADPTHPVVFHRA, encoded by the coding sequence ATGGCAACCAAGAAGCAATGCAAATGTGAGGAGAACGACGACAGGCACCTCGAGGACATCGAGATGTACTGGACCAAGAGGTCCCCGCATTTCTCCGATGAGATAGAGGCCTCCATCATGGAAGGTCATTACACCGACTGGCTGAACCTCATCAACGAGGAGATCGACACCACGAAGAGGCTCAGGGTCCTGGACTGCGGGTGCGGCCCCGGATTCTTCTCTATCATCCTGGGAAGGGAAGGGCACCACTGCATCGGCATCGACTACTCCGCCGGGATGGTCGAGATGGCCAACAGGAACTTCGAGAAATACGGGGTCCTGTCGAAGGCCTACAAGATGGACGCGCACAACATCGAGTTCGAGGACAACTCCTTCGACCTCATCGTCTCCAGGAACATGATGTGGACGCTGGCGGATCCGAAGAGGGTGTACTCCGAATGGATGAGGGTCCTCCGCCCCGGCGGCAAGATCGTCTGCTTCGACGGGAACTTCAAGCTGTATCTCCACGACGAGGAGTACATGGAGGTCTGGAAGGAGATGAACTCCAAGGAGAAGTCCAAGCGCACCGTCCCCGGACCCACCGCGGCCCAGTTCAAAAAGATGGAGGAGATCACCGGCAACGACTTCGAGGTCTGCCACCACCGCAGACCCCAGTGGGACATCGGTATCCTCCTGGAGCTCGGTGCCACAGAAGTGTCGGCAAAGGTCCCTGGTATCTCCGGAGCGTATGTGGAGAGGAACGGCGAACGCCACTATCTGCCTATGATGTTCAAGGTCTGTGCGACCAAGGCCGACCCGACTCACCCCGTGGTGTTCCACCGTGCCTGA
- a CDS encoding iron ABC transporter ATP-binding protein, whose protein sequence is MTSTMRVEHLTFSYVKNMKPVLDDISFTARPGEITTIIGANGTGKTTMLKCMARLLKSEGSIYLDDKIPTYDELTDKVSYMEQNTDCAVDLTVFEVVMLGLVKSLGFRVSDEDIERVNNVMELVGITHLAGSKISEISGGQRQLAFIAQAMVKQPDVLILDEPTSALDLYHQFTLVNFIRDITKKTNCTTIMTLHHLDVALKYSDRVIVLDMGHVYKDAGPNEVFVEETLYDVYRVFSRIEVDENGDKHLVVLRPRTSSDPKNWAELMKMKEAENGNQEAMQM, encoded by the coding sequence ATGACTTCTACGATGAGGGTCGAGCACCTCACTTTCTCGTACGTCAAGAACATGAAGCCCGTCCTGGATGACATCAGCTTCACCGCCAGGCCCGGCGAGATAACCACCATCATCGGTGCAAACGGTACTGGTAAGACGACCATGCTGAAATGCATGGCCAGACTGCTGAAGTCCGAGGGCAGCATCTATCTCGACGACAAGATCCCTACCTACGACGAACTAACGGACAAAGTCAGCTACATGGAGCAGAACACGGACTGCGCCGTCGATCTGACCGTGTTCGAAGTGGTCATGCTGGGGCTCGTAAAGAGCCTGGGATTCCGCGTATCCGATGAGGATATCGAACGTGTCAACAACGTCATGGAACTCGTCGGGATCACACACCTGGCCGGGAGCAAGATATCTGAGATCAGCGGGGGACAACGCCAGCTGGCATTCATCGCACAGGCGATGGTCAAACAGCCCGATGTCCTGATCCTCGACGAACCGACCAGCGCCCTGGACCTCTATCACCAGTTCACTCTCGTCAACTTCATACGCGACATCACCAAGAAGACGAACTGCACCACCATCATGACACTGCACCACCTGGATGTGGCCCTGAAGTATTCCGACAGGGTCATCGTCCTCGACATGGGCCACGTCTACAAGGATGCGGGCCCCAACGAGGTCTTCGTGGAGGAGACCCTGTACGACGTCTACCGCGTATTCTCGAGGATCGAGGTCGACGAGAACGGCGACAAACATCTTGTGGTCCTGCGTCCAAGGACCTCCTCCGACCCCAAGAATTGGGCGGAGCTCATGAAAATGAAGGAGGCTGAAAATGGCAACCAAGAAGCAATGCAAATGTGA
- a CDS encoding iron ABC transporter permease protein produces MTEEITNNDQVRPYDYRKSNRKRFLFTVGLLGLTIFIVFFDLYMTTSGYMSIDEFFKALFWPDQAYFINVIIVRDLQAPISILGILCGATFGFAGAVMQTMLNNPLASPYTLGISSGATLGAALAIAGGLGGLSIVGMYLIPAAAFIFAMITCAFIFIVAKRRKFNATILILAGVGVVQLFTAIQSVLQYFVNSDTLRDIAFWTMGSLEKATWKIDALILVLFVIGFVVLYSKSWLLTAMRLGDNKARSMGINVEKLRKWMFLLISVLTAGAVSFVGAIGFIGIVAPHMARMVVGEDQRYLLVTSALLGAVVLECADIASKCITVGIVYPIGTITAIIGLPVYFALLMRKKGGGFE; encoded by the coding sequence ATGACAGAAGAAATCACAAATAATGACCAAGTACGGCCCTATGATTACCGCAAGAGTAACAGGAAGAGGTTCCTATTCACGGTAGGGCTGCTGGGGCTGACCATATTCATCGTCTTCTTCGACCTGTATATGACGACCAGCGGCTACATGTCGATAGACGAGTTCTTCAAAGCACTTTTCTGGCCTGATCAGGCATATTTCATCAACGTTATCATCGTACGCGACCTTCAGGCACCCATCTCCATACTCGGAATTCTGTGCGGTGCCACATTCGGATTCGCAGGGGCCGTCATGCAGACCATGCTCAACAACCCCCTGGCAAGCCCTTACACGCTGGGAATCTCCTCGGGAGCGACCCTGGGGGCGGCACTGGCCATCGCCGGCGGATTGGGCGGTCTTTCGATCGTCGGCATGTATCTGATCCCTGCCGCCGCGTTCATATTCGCGATGATCACCTGCGCATTCATTTTCATAGTGGCGAAGAGAAGGAAGTTCAACGCCACGATCCTCATACTGGCAGGAGTCGGTGTGGTCCAGCTGTTCACTGCGATCCAGTCGGTCCTCCAGTATTTCGTCAATTCGGACACGCTCCGTGACATAGCATTCTGGACCATGGGTAGCCTTGAGAAGGCCACCTGGAAGATCGATGCCCTGATCCTGGTCCTGTTCGTCATCGGATTCGTGGTCCTTTACAGCAAATCATGGCTGCTCACGGCCATGAGATTGGGTGACAACAAGGCCCGCTCGATGGGAATCAACGTAGAGAAGCTCCGCAAATGGATGTTCCTTCTGATCTCGGTCCTCACGGCCGGGGCCGTCTCGTTCGTCGGTGCGATAGGATTCATCGGTATCGTCGCCCCGCACATGGCACGCATGGTAGTCGGAGAGGACCAGCGTTACCTGCTGGTCACATCGGCCCTGCTGGGAGCCGTGGTCCTGGAATGCGCCGACATCGCAAGCAAGTGCATCACGGTCGGGATCGTGTATCCCATAGGTACCATCACGGCCATCATCGGACTGCCCGTATACTTCGCTCTCCTCATGAGGAAGAAAGGGGGCGGTTTCGAATGA
- a CDS encoding iron ABC transporter substrate-binding protein yields MDKKIAIIAVVAIVAITAVAVVVVLNPFGNGGSGGGDVTGDEVSWNGKPVEKTSNGLWVNKETGKIAGMKCEPYTFTDGIGKQYTFDHTFDAIAIADTVKGGPMMTMLALCGSDIDKYIVAWDKDKLTSDSMQDFAWLTKDMPKLASLPLLDANSPMTVVATNPGAYVHMMTAPESDLVAQKLKETLNVDTFYMYFQGEDPTTISNTIKMLGMMFGLTERANELAKLYVDKVTPLYQNAEKLIKANGGVRPQIYCECQGWQLDKFANSYNNETMWGAFIYNLGGQGVKTNWDADGMTALDSGGAFPVYNAAALLAHNAAIDAIAITCQPEGSGNIHTGYDETKEKIIAKLQEGFSQTEGPRNGLGNLNAWKDGDVMVVAHQLNRNLYDFVGVEAMAKLIWPEEYKNLDPQKDFFDFWHKYMPKELSIKGVWVLYYGDEVKS; encoded by the coding sequence ATGGATAAGAAAATCGCAATAATCGCCGTAGTGGCGATTGTGGCAATCACAGCGGTCGCGGTCGTTGTGGTGCTCAATCCCTTCGGAAACGGCGGATCCGGCGGTGGAGATGTCACAGGGGACGAGGTCTCCTGGAACGGAAAACCCGTTGAGAAAACATCTAACGGCCTCTGGGTCAACAAGGAAACTGGAAAGATAGCAGGAATGAAATGCGAACCGTACACATTTACCGATGGAATCGGAAAGCAGTACACGTTCGACCACACCTTCGATGCCATCGCGATAGCGGACACCGTCAAGGGAGGACCCATGATGACCATGCTGGCGCTCTGCGGCAGCGATATCGACAAGTACATCGTGGCATGGGACAAGGACAAGCTCACCAGCGATTCGATGCAGGACTTCGCCTGGCTTACCAAGGACATGCCTAAGCTGGCTTCCCTCCCGCTCTTGGATGCCAACAGTCCGATGACCGTCGTCGCGACGAACCCCGGAGCATACGTTCACATGATGACCGCTCCCGAGTCCGACCTCGTTGCTCAGAAACTCAAAGAGACCCTGAACGTGGACACATTCTACATGTACTTCCAGGGAGAGGATCCCACCACCATCTCCAACACCATCAAGATGCTCGGAATGATGTTCGGACTCACCGAGAGGGCGAACGAGCTCGCAAAGCTCTACGTCGACAAGGTCACACCCCTCTACCAGAATGCCGAGAAACTCATCAAGGCCAACGGCGGAGTCAGGCCCCAGATCTACTGCGAGTGCCAGGGATGGCAGCTCGACAAATTCGCGAACTCCTACAACAACGAGACCATGTGGGGCGCATTCATCTACAACCTCGGAGGACAGGGTGTCAAGACCAACTGGGATGCAGACGGTATGACCGCGCTCGATTCCGGTGGAGCGTTTCCCGTCTACAACGCGGCAGCGCTTCTGGCCCACAACGCAGCGATCGACGCCATCGCCATCACCTGTCAGCCCGAGGGCTCGGGAAACATCCACACAGGATACGATGAGACCAAGGAGAAGATCATCGCAAAGCTGCAGGAAGGCTTCAGCCAGACCGAGGGCCCCAGGAACGGACTTGGGAACCTCAACGCCTGGAAGGACGGTGACGTCATGGTCGTCGCCCACCAGCTCAACCGTAACCTGTACGATTTCGTCGGTGTCGAGGCCATGGCCAAACTGATCTGGCCCGAGGAGTACAAGAACCTCGACCCGCAGAAGGACTTCTTCGACTTCTGGCACAAGTACATGCCCAAGGAACTGTCCATCAAAGGAGTCTGGGTGCTGTACTACGGCGACGAAGTGAAGAGCTGA